A portion of the Penaeus monodon isolate SGIC_2016 chromosome 28, NSTDA_Pmon_1, whole genome shotgun sequence genome contains these proteins:
- the LOC119591156 gene encoding holotricin-3-like — MVKKHCKFILALVGVASLAVMCQADGGHGHGGGYGHGGGHGGGYGHGGGHGGGYGHGGHGHGGGYGVGGISNSNFNLAGPKGGYGHGGGHGGGYGHGGGHGGGYGHGGGHGGGYGHGGGHGGGYGH; from the exons ATGGTAAAGAAGCACTgt AAGTTTATACTTGCGTTGGTTGGAGTGGCAAGCCTAGCTGTCATGTGTCAAGCTGACGGCGGACACGGGCATGGAGGCGGATACGGACACGGAGGTGGACACGGCGGTGGATACGGGCACGGAGGTGGACACGGCGGTGGATATGGACACGGTGGCCATGGGCACGGAGGTGGATATGGAGTAGGCGGCATCTCGAACAGTAATTTCAACCTGGCAGGTCCTAAGGGTGGATATGGTCATGGGGGTGGCCACggaggtggatacggccatgGAGGTGGCCACGGAGGTGGATATGGTCATGGAGGTGGCCACGGAGGTGGATATGGTCATGGAGGCGGCCACGGAGGTGGGTATGGTCATTAA